The Cryptococcus gattii WM276 chromosome B, complete sequence genome has a segment encoding these proteins:
- a CDS encoding uncharacterized protein (Similar to TIGR gene model, INSD accession AAW41771.1), whose product MSGSKEVENLSYVDIQHDAVDVFDDVEQSVVMKEDIWISGYHHGETSVHGKAMVEFEDGGSINITARNGVKVERITKTDFMVDIPTLGVSKRPVHFPKHVLHPPYKKASDVDSPLQTNALAVNPKTPHIVVGGPNGYCMIIPTGVMASPEKEGVKLKGHVGDVRAVKWFPSGEVILTASTDLTIRVFGMNGVNPRTFKGHSRAITSLAILGVGKTVLSAAKDGSIRLWDVGSGEQLKQWITGGEKGSLVIENLILVEESTALEALGLQGQERVMLVQDQLGVWVQPWDGQGWLVEADKQIASLAYEKHTGTIAIGYSSGIVEIRDLASLAPGITGKRKKIRRNESPVYCLTFGLDVEDGEMDLYLGTAAGLPCRLGVKCMADGYQVVVKDELAGWDAVGIECMEVARDGMWCGGGEGGLRRYTV is encoded by the exons ATGAGTGGCTCAAAAGAAGTTGAAAATCTGTCCTATGTGGACATCCAG CATGATGCTGTCGATGTCTTTGATGATGTCGAGCAGTCAGTAGTAATGAAGGAGGATATATGGATATCGGGT TATCATCACGGCGAAACCTCTGTCCATGGTAAAGCCATGGTTGAATTTGAAGACGGAGGGTCCATAAACATTACTGCTCGAAACGGTGTCAAGGTGGAAAGGATTACAAAA ACGGACTTTATGGTAGATATTCCGACGTTAGGAGTTTCCAAACGACCTGTACATTTCCCAAAGCATGTTCTACATCCTCCATACAAGAAGGCTTCAGATGTTGAT TCTCCATTGCAAACCAATGCACTCGCTGTGAACCCCAAAACGCCACACATTGTCGTTGGAGGACCAAATGGGTACTGCATGATCATCCCGACTGGTGTCATGGCCTCACcagagaaggagggtgTAAAGTTAAAGGGGCATGTTGGAGATGTAAGAGCCGTCAAATGGTTCCCCAGCGGCGAG GTTATCCTCACAGCTTCTACCGATCTCACGATCCGCGTCTTTGGCATGAACGGCGTCAATCCTCGTACATTCAAAGGTCATTCCCGGGCAATAACATCACTCGCTATCTTGGGTGTTGGCAAGACTGTCCTTTCAGCGGCAAAGGACGGAAGCATCCGGCTCTGGGATGTTGGCAGTGGAGAACAATTGAAGCAGTGGATAACTGGGGGTGAGAAAGGATCATTAGTAATAGAAAATCTTATTCTGGTCGAAGAATCGACGGCCTTAGAAGCGTTAGGCCTCCAGGGCCAAGAAAGAGTCATGTTAGTCCAGGATCAGCTAGGCGTATGGGTTCAACCTTGGGATGGCCAGGGTTGGTTGGTGGAAGCCGACAAACAAATTGCCTCCTTGGCCTATGAAAAACACACGGGGACTATCGCGATTGGGTACTCAAGCGGTATCGTGGAGATCAGAGATCTTGCTTCTCTCGCTCCAGGAATCACTGGCAAGCGAAAGAAGATAAGGAGAAACGAATCACCAGTTTACTGTCTAACTTTCGGCCTTGACGTCGAAGATGGAGAAATGGATTTATATCTCGGGACTGCCGCCGGTCTTCCTTGTCGTCTAGGAGTCAAGTGCATGGCAGATGGGTATCAAGTGGTGGTGAAGGACGAGTTGGCCGGATGGGATGCCGTTGGTATCGAGTGTATGGAGGTGGCAAGGGATGGAATGTGGTGCGGAGGAGGCGAGGGCGGATTGAGGAGGTATACAGTTTAA